In Leptospira saintgironsiae, one genomic interval encodes:
- a CDS encoding redoxin family protein — MNKRVKSGFQYGGALALLLSATFFLAWFRALDTEPVVSLDGKEFRTPIGEKANIKGKTTVVYFWATWCGVCNTNLPLVKWYASTLKDENHYAFISVEEGENSSALKDYLEKQAVDFPVIVGNPMLLRDWGIRGYPSFYILDGEGKVRFAESGIMSPLGMFLRLIWARILWS; from the coding sequence ATGAACAAAAGAGTCAAGTCAGGATTTCAGTATGGAGGAGCATTGGCTCTTCTACTTTCCGCGACTTTTTTTCTAGCCTGGTTTAGAGCCTTGGATACAGAACCTGTAGTGAGTCTGGATGGTAAAGAATTCAGAACTCCTATAGGTGAAAAGGCGAATATAAAAGGTAAGACCACAGTAGTATATTTTTGGGCAACCTGGTGCGGAGTTTGTAATACGAATCTTCCTTTGGTCAAGTGGTATGCATCCACACTCAAAGATGAAAACCATTATGCATTCATCAGTGTAGAAGAAGGAGAAAATTCTTCCGCTCTCAAAGACTATCTCGAAAAACAAGCTGTTGATTTTCCTGTGATTGTAGGAAATCCAATGTTGCTCAGAGATTGGGGAATCAGAGGTTATCCTAGTTTTTATATTTTAGATGGAGAAGGGAAGGTAAGATTCGCAGAATCCGGAATTATGAGTCCTTTAGGCATGTTTCTAAGGCTAATCTGGGCAAGAATTTTATGGTCCTGA